The DNA segment ATAATTCTGTAAGAAGTTACTAGATGGAATTTTGTGCGCACACATAAAATAGGGAACTGCTGAAAATGGTGACTCTGCCAATTTATTAGCATTTATACAAGGCTGACTGAAAACAAAATGAAATGTTGTAAAAAGGTAATTCAAAAGGGTTAATTCTTCAAATTAAGAAAATGATCTTGAAGACAAAGTGACAATGTGCAGGAAAGAAAAGGAGCAATATCTTCATTGTTCATGCAGCATACCATTTGGATGACACATCCAAAGATTTTTGCAACATAATTCTACtacatttcaaaaattaatttattctGGTTCACCATTTGGATGGTTTTGTTAATGCTCTTGGATGAGATGGCTGTTTTGACTATAGAACGGGCATATTTCTATTCTGCAAGTAAACTACAAATATTCCAACAACAAAAGAAATGTGGTGCACATGGATTTTGTGTATGTATTTGTATGACAGATATCTGTATTTTCCATTTGCTCTTCTATCTTTTGTTTCCCATTTTCCTTCTACTTATGAAGCATGGATACTTCAAAATTGTTCACCGTATCTGTATAGTATCTGCGATTCTGTATAAGACATATTGGATATGATAATTGCAGGACATACTTCAAACCATGGTTtacagtaccgaactgtaccgcccggtatgggcggtacgtaccggtccgacaggttaccggtacgcggaccgcctgttaccggtccgagtacactgtagcactatagcagaactacagtactcggcacacctaaatataccgctcggtacacctgggtgtaccgctcggtataccgtaccgtaccggtaccgagcccaggtcgaaacatcggtacggtacggtattgcgaaccttgcttcaaACTACTAGAAAAATCTCTGGATACCATAATATACTTAGGTAACATTTTTTGGTAAAACTTTGATTTTTTAATCATAGAAACAGACTTCTTGCTATCTTCTCTACAACCTCGAAATATTATTTTGTAAAATAATATTGTCACGATGAATAGGTTATGGATGCCAGTGTCTACTTTTTGTGTAATGAGTCATTATAAAATAACTGGCTCTTCTAAGACAACCTTGTCATATAGGCAATTTATACTTCTAAGCATATTTGTTTATTGCTTTACTCATGCCATACCATGTTATTCTCTTATCTCTATCATGTCATATCGGTATTCTGGATCCAGACCTGTGCTCAATAGCTATGTAAATTACTTTTAATGAGAAAAGCATAAATGgtgttcatgcataaagaatgcaTGAAGTATAACAAGCAACAATGTCTAGATcattatggaaaaaaaaaaaaattgaaagatttggcTTACTTGAGCAAATGCATAGGCCAGGGCTGAGTACATCCCTGCTGCTCTTTCACGGTAAAAGACAGTCCTCTCAACGGCCACAATAGGCTGCACAATGATGGCATTGGTGGCCCCAAGGAAGAAAACAGCAGCATATATAGCGCCAAGTATCTCGAGAATGTCTTGTTGTTTGCTCCTGTTTATGTAGCCACATATGAGATTGTAATGGGAAAGCTATACATTGGTTCGATGAATGTACAAAGGATAAGTAGTTAAAAATCATATTCTTTATCAGCATATGTTGGAGCTTCTTCAATATACGAAAGTTTGATCTTTGAGAGACCTAAACAAAAAAGAAGATACAAATGAaaacattcaaaaaatattttattactgATCCTGTAAACATTTTCCCAGAATTTTGAGAGGAAAAAGCTTATCATTGTTATCTATTAATCACCTAAAAGGGGCTAGCACAAGTGTGACCCATTTTAGTAATGTATTCTAAAGTCAAAGTGATCGATATCAAGTAGGTCTTCTAACCAGCAATTGACTCACGGTTACTCATTTAGGTGGTTGGTTGCACAGAATCAATGCCTGTAAACATATTGGGACACTGGAAATACCAAGAAAGGAAAACCAAAAATCAAGAATGATGTCCTGGGGAAGAAATAGTCAAGGAACAAAACTTATTGTTAAAGATTATCAATGGCTTATCCAGGATTGTTATGACCCATAGGCTAGTATCAGTTCATCACAACCTTGCCATATGCAATCCACTGATTGCTGTGTTATTATGTGACATGTCCAAGCAGATCAAGTGGACATTCACATGCCTACTGTTATCTATTAATGTTTTATGCAGCGTGTACATAAGTTGGCAAAAGTACATTGTTGGCTTGCAGAACAGAAGCCAATGTCTTTGCATGAATTAGGCTCTGTAAGTCCTAACAATGGTTTATTAACCTAAGTCATATAATAGCTCGACTATATAACTAACATTCTGGGATTGGAGTAGTTTAACTATTcaacttttatttttctttcataaaatgTCTAATTATTCAACCTTTATGTTTCTTTCATAAAATCTTAATGCAGTTAAAAAGGTTTTTTTCTGCTATGATTTGATCAGCAATTTACTAAACCACGAAAGCTTTAAGAAAAATGCATATCATTTAAGCATATGAGTCGTGAATCACAATTTAAAAATATTaggttggctctgatactaaatgtcatgacccgggccCCTGATAGGTTAAttagcctatcaacttcatttagtcaaaatcattgatcaaaatgcttaagctaaagttaataataatacactcatcatacccttataagtcaattttaatttTGCTCGCTTCTAATCGAGGGTGTTACAGTTACGTGGGCCACAAGAGAAAGGGATTATGTCAAACTATTTACTATCTAAAGTCTAAACATACATAAGCATATACAAGGATTTTACGACCTGTTGAGGGAGGCAGGTTCCTGCTCATCTACATGCGGCTACACCACAGCCACATTTTGGGATTATCAGCCACCAAATTTTTGAAGTGAAGGGATTATTAGCCACATTTTGGTTTCAGATGCAATATGATATATACTTAATTTAAACATGAAGACACAGTTTTAAAAGTTCTAATAGGTTAAtagacaggaaaattatgtgtttaacgatattcatcaaataattaagtATGAATGATACCTTTTTGGGCTAAATATACTGCTTACCTTCTATTTCTATACACAGCGAcaaggaaaatgaagaaaaaaattggaaaaAATTAAGAAACTTACATCTTTCCACCCTTTTGCCAAAACACTGAGCCGAATATAAGGCCTATGACAATTGTCATGAAGAACCGGATGGCATTGTATTCTGGGTTTCTCCAATAAGACCAGTACTGTTTCCAAAAACATGCTTTGCATTGGGTACTGAATCTCTGGGAATATTTTGTAGGAAAATATAGATCTTTTGAATCTGGTGCAGGAATGCTCAATTCCTTGATAAGTTCTTGATTTTTTCTGAATGATACAAAGTGGAGAATAGTAAAATGATTTTAATGTATGTTTGatagtttttttttactttgattaTGAAGTATGAACTATATAGCATCTACTTACTGATAAAGAGGGGAACAAGCATAAACTTCAACAAAATCCAGATTCACGCTAGACTCAACTGAAGGAGAGCTTATCTCCAGCATCCATGTTGCAGGGTTATAACCTTCAGTAATCTTGGGTATCCCTGGAATTGCCTGCAGGATGGTTTTCTTGATAAAGTCATGATTAAATGTGGACTTTACTGATAACAAATCACTCTATTTATACTTTCTATGCCATAATTGCACCTATGGATCTACAAAATATTACTATTATTTAGAAACAATAAGCGGCAGGACAAAAACTATAACAATTTTGTCTTGGTTTATGCAGCAACTGTTTACAATAACAATTGTTGAAATTTCAATCTACAATGAAAACAATTGTTTATACACTTAAATGACTTATTCAACTTCAGAATTGAACTAAGCAGCACTTTTCCTAGAAGAAGTCCAAAAGATAACAGCAATGATATTAATCAGGTAATAGTaatacatgaaaagaaattgtacATATACAAAGTTGCAGAAAATAAATTTTAGTTTTATAAGTAATCATGTGACATGATTTAGTTTTTATTATCACTAAATGATTGGATATTCTCATTCAAAAGAACTTAGAAATCAGAAAAAAGACTCACTTCAAAGTATTCTATAAGTTTGTGAGAGTAACGACCAAGGGGTCCAGCATATATAATTTGACCTCCTGTCTTCATCAGAAGTAGCTggagacagaaaaaaaaaaaaaaaaagagttcttcTCTGACCAATGTACATTAGGATAAAAAGCAAGTTGAATCGGAATAGATACtgcataaaaataaatttaagggaATATGAACCTCATCAAAAGCTTCAAAAATATCTATGCTTGGTTGGTGGATTGTGCAAACAACAGTTCGGCCTGTATCCACTGTATTTCTCACTGTTCGCATAACTATCGCTGCAGTTCTAGCATCAAGGCCTGACGTTGGCTCATCCATAAAGATGATGGATGGGTTTGCAACCAGTTCAACGGCAATCGTGAGTCGCTTTCTTTGTTCAATTGATAAGCCATCAACCCCCGGAAGGCCAACCAAAGAATCTCTCAGTGTATCAAGTTCTACCAGCTCCATAACCTCCTCCACGAACATCTACGGTTTGCAAACACAAAACTAACTGTTACTTTTGTTTAATGATGGATTAAAAAGAGGAGAACAGAAATGCAAGTAGGATGCAGGAATACACATGAATGTCTCCCTCACAAAAGATATGGTACAGATTAGAAATAAAAGATGTGGTACTACTTAAGTGTTGCAAAATGGAATATCGGCCAATACTAGGACTTATTTCCGATCCTcacaaaaagcaaaaaaaaaaatcaaaagtgaaCACTGACCTGTTGTGTTTTCTTGTCTATTTCTGAATCAAGACGGAGCCAAGCAGAGTAAACGAGTGATTCATAGACAGTCACATATGGTGAGTGAATGTCATTTTGTTCACAGTAACCACTTATCCTATCAAAAGTCTCTTGCTTTTTAGGATAACCAGAAATGCTGATGCTCCCTGAAATATAACCACCAGTTTTTCTCCCTGCCAGGACATCCATCAATGTAGTCTTTCCTGCACCGCTAACTCCAACTAGTGCTGTCAGCACACCTGGCCTAAATGCACCACTTACATCAGATAGCAATTGGAGACGATCTTCTTGGATTCCTTGGTTCTTCATTTCCTGATCCAGAAGGGgggaaaaaaatatcacaagaattttctttttttttgttacttCTGTGAaaaaatagtgaccaaacaaatGAGACAATTCCTTAACATTCTTCAAACAAGAAAAGAGAtaccattgtttttttttttttttttgaactaagAAACATTCTCTATAATTCGCATGCATGTACACATTATGTAAAGTGCGCAAGAAAAATTAAATAACCTTTTAAAGCTATGACCTAATGAATACAACAAAAATAAGGAATGTGGCAGCTCATACCAAATGAAACCACTAAAAAGAATTTGCAATCATGTCTAATTCTCAGAGTTCAGATAGTGATCTTATTCCAGCATTAGTTTGCTCCTGAAAGTAGAGAATGGCATGTTTCATGCAAAAATGTATCAAACTCATTATTTAGCATCAACTAAGGAACGTCAGGCAGCTGAACATCCAAGCGAAGCTAGACAAATTGAGTTTCAGTCTATCAATCAGCAAGTAGTTACAACAAACTGGATATGCATCAATACCTACAGTCCATTCAATAATGATTCTGTTGATTCAAATTGTGTGAGTCCATAATTACTACTAACTCCAATCTCCAAAATGGTTGTCAGATGTTGAAACATAAATTAACCAAGAATGAGAAAAGGCACACAGGATTTGTGCAAATAACCATGATTTCGTTAAAATTTAAAGAACTTCAATAATACAGTTGTGATTATTCACTTACAGCAGGCATGTCAACATAGTAGTTCACATGATTGAAAGCAAGAGAGAGAGGCTGGAAAGGCAGAACCATTCCCCTCCTAGCTGGACACACTGAAGAATTAAAACTCTCAGAGCTGTTCCTCCTGGCTGCAACTGCATCAACATCTACGAAAATAAGAAACATTAAATCAATTGAACAACCAAATgaaaagaaatcaaattcacTTAAGATATAGTGTAGCCTCAAGAGTGCTGCTGCAAATATCTGATACAACAGCGTTATAAGAGAATGACCGGGTCACTAATTATTCTCAACCTGGGTCTGTTAGTCATATGCCCCAGCTATTAATTTCATATGTTGTTGATTACCAAATTATtcaaatatcataaaaattgcaatCCCTCATAATGTTATGCCTAAATTATGGCTCAGTACATAGAAAACTAAATCATAAAGGTTGAGTGTATAGTCATCAAAAGCTATCCTGTACTTGGTTACTAGAAACGAGATGCTACAATAAACATCAAGGCACAATGAGAAAGATGAATGCAATTAAACCAGCTAACCGGGTATATCAGGTGCAGTAGACCTCCTGTCACTTTCTATCAATTCAAACCTCTGATCTCCACCTGAtgagttctttcttttcttaCTTTCCAGTTCCTCATCAACAATCATACTTTGAGAACTTGCAATAGCTACAATGAGCAAATTTAGTTCATGTGAGGAAACACTAGATCAATGAAATGAAAAACAGAAAAATTTAATGGAGATCGGCTACTTACGGTTCAAGAAAGTTAGTGAAAGGATAAACAATATATTGAACAGAATAACAAAGCCTATGAGGGCACCAATAGAGACCCAATACCAATATCCATTGACAAACATTCCTCTAGATTTTAAAATAGCAGTTCCTACAGTTGCTGCATCTATGTTGGCATCATTGTTTGGCTGTAACAGAGATAAAGAAAGCATACATTACATTTGGAATATGACTTTTTACTGAACATGCATTCATTatttccaaaatctgaaaacatcAGCATCACCCTTTTAGAGAAACTATACATGCATAGCTATATTCATATGGCATTCAAAGAAAGGTTACATGATAAAAATCTTACGGCGCCCCATCTTGGATCAAGGAACTCATTAATGGCTATAGCATTCTGCCCATACATCAATGGGGAACTCCAGAAGCCCCATTTCCACCATGGTTTGATGTCATCTGTCACATAAAAAAAGAACAAATTTGAGATGTAATCCTACAAGAATCCAAATATCACAAAGTAAATTAAACAATTTGTCATCAGATGACAACTTCTGTTTTGAAAGATAGGTTATTAATTAAAGTAGcaagattttttttcatatacAAAGTATTAATTAAAAGAGGTCATGTACAAAGAAACAAGCAAAGAATCATACATCAGATTACCTTTAGACATGACAAATCCTCCTAGAACAAAAACAAGAAGCACAGAAAACGTTCCAAATGTATTAGCTATAACCATTGTTCTTCCAGTTGCAGCGATGAAGCGGAATAGAGCAAGGGCCACTTGATGTACTAGGAGAAGTACCAGGAACTGGCTGAAGAACCTGTCAAATTATGAAAAGATTGAGATGGCGAATTTTCATTTATCCTATATATCATGTCATTGGAAAAAAGGTGAAGCACTTTGAACATATCTGATCCTTTGTAGAATCATTTTAATTGCTAAATCCTGaataataaaatagaaagaaatattTGAGTACTCACCGGCCTGTAGCAGGAGCAAAACCAATCGCATAATAAGTAAGAAAAATCCATATTCCAGTGTCCAGTAAAGAAAGGGGAATCTTGAGGAGCCAATATGACAGGCCAAAAGCCCAAGGAGGGTAAAACAAGAAATCTCTCTGTTTATAGAACACCGGGAGCTTGTAAATAGTCATTGACAGTTCTGCCATACCATTAAACATCACGTTTATCAAACTGTAAAACAGTGCACCGTAGAACTTGTTACCATCAGGAATTGTCTCGTGGGGCATTTTTGTTCTCAGAAACACGGTCATGGCTATAAATGAAAGTACAGTTATCTGGAAAGTCTTAAAAGCATAGATGAAAGAGTTGCGCTTCATTAGCAACCACTCCCTTGATAAACATGCCTTGAGAAGTTCCCAGTTAGAAATGCCATATTTCTCTGTGGTCAGTGCAGCAGGATGGGCTCTAGATTTATCATAAGGAACACTAAGCTCCTCTGAGAGCTGTTTCCCAACATGAAAGGACTTGAAAAGCTGCACAAACTCGGAGACCGAAATATAATGGTATTGGTTTTTGTTAGACCAGTACTGTTCTTGATCCTTTTTTGAAGTTACCTCTTGAAGAAAGTCTGTGATTCCTTTTCTTTTGGGACACTTGAAACCAACGGACTCAAAGAACTCAAGGACATTCTCTCGAGGACCTTGATAGAGTATTTGTCCCTCAGACAATAGAATAATGTCATCAAAAAGTTCAAATGTCTCTGGTGCAGGTTGAAGAAGAGAAATCAGCACCGTCCCATCCATGACATGAACCATCTGTCTAATAAATTTAACTATTTGAAAGGTGGTAGAACTGTCGAGTCCAGTTGATATTTCATCCATGAAGAGTGCTCTCGCAGGCCCAGCCAACATCTCTCCTGCAACCAAGAACCAACATGTTTACCTTCTTAAGCATGCGATGATTAAGAACAACAGAATAAAAATCAAAACAAAGCTAAACACGTTATTAGCTTCAGAAGTACAACAAGGATACTAATTCCTTTATGACTGGAGACCTGATGCTTATGATTGATGATAGAAATGCCAGCACAGCAAACAAGCTGAAGAGAAGAAACACCCACTCCTTGTACTAATAAAAACAGAAATTATTATGCTTAAACAACATGCTAGGCTCCATCGATCTTGAATTATATGATTGTTAGGGTATTTACACCAATCATGATAGAGCAAACTAAGATGATATCATTCTTCATGATGGTGCTTCAGTTGTAGATGACAACAGGATTTTCCCCTAATAGTTTATTCTGCTTATTTCTGAATTGCATGTGCTTTTTTATTGGAATTTGTATAAAACACCTAGTTTCTTTAGAAAATTTCTCAAGTAGCATAGTTCCTGAACATGCGAACTTCATGTGAAATTGTTCTTGTTGGGTTAGAGATTCTACCAAATTATTTAATGTGTATAATACAATAAACATGCCTTGGCAGAATTTAGTAGAAACTGTTGATAAGCTGGGGAGTCCATGGTAATTAGATGCCTAACACACATAGGTGTCGAAGCCCATCCAATTGGATGAACAAAGAAGTTTGGTTAGCAAGGATCTGCAAATGGCACTTGACAGCAATCTAAATCTCTTAGCGATGGACATAGTTATTGCTACACACCAGTTGTCAACCGTTTCTTTTGGCCCCCAGAAATGCCTCTTCTCATCTCATCACCAACAAGGATGTCTGCACAGATATCCAATCCAAGTGCCTGTTTCCAGAATTTCAGGAATTAGCAATGACATTTACAGATTGACCAGTGATAGAGCTGCAATTATAGAGATGTACGCATGAACCTTGAGAATGTAATCTGTTGCTACACTGGTTTTCTGCCCTTCCATTGCAGTAGCCTTCATGAACACATCAATCTCGGGGTCTGGTTTAATTCCTGCATCCTTCTCTCGTCTTGACAATTCTGACAACATTTCATACCTTGTTCCCACGCCCAAACACCGTCCTGAGAAATCCAAGGTTTCTCGTACTGTCATCTCACCATTGTGAAGGTCCAACTGACTAATGTATGCACAAGTTCGTTGGGGAACAAATTCTGAAAGCTCATGGCCACAATATGTGATTTTACCAAATTCCTGCTGGCAAGGCAAGCACATCAAATGCACATATCTGTATATTATACAAAACCATCTATGCATTTTAGCACACGATATCAGAGACAATTGCATATGCATGTATGATGGTAGAGACCGGGGACACGCACCCTCAGATTTTTATCAAGTTTCCCAGCCAGGGCAAGCAAGAGTGTTGTTTTCCCCGAGGCTGGAGGTCCAAGAAGCAATGTCATCCTGAGAATGAATTAGAAATTAAAggatgaaaaaaagaaaatcatagTGATGTCTGTTTTGAGTTCATAGAACTTTTTCAGAATACAAACCAAACTGGAACTTCATCGAAAAAGTGAATAACATGCTTCAACATTTCATTTAAATTGCTTTTTGTGGCAATATAACTGGGAAGTTACTTTTGCTATTTTTTTTGCTTTCAGGTACTCAGTTTGAGTGTTGGCATGGTCCATCACTGCTTGGATTCATATGCAAAGGATTATACTGTGAAGGAATATGTTAGAGCTTAAATACATTTTTAGGTCTGTCCGTATCAGTTCAAACTTTTAGGAGACGGCTTGTACTTGATTTCTCTTGCGGTTACTATCTCAAAGTGAATGCTGTGGAAAGATCACTATCATGTTGGGCAGATGGCCCattattcagcccatagtgggctttaatTACCCACAGCCAACTTTAGCCTTCTTTCTTCCCATTTaacctaaaccctaactcttttgACTAAGAAAAAGGGGAGAACAGTGgctctggaaaagagaaaagcagcgGTGGCAGTTGAGGACAGGAAaacaagagaaaaaggaaatgaaagaagacaatgatagcccaaaagctgttctcaatcatcaagGCAGTGTTCTTATCTCAAATCAAATTTGCAGCGAATTCTTATTGTGATCACTCGGAGAGATTTTGGATATTGTACATAGTGACAAtctttgtatcccagttattctcttgtgattgttactttggttttgggcaaaagactctGAGATTTatacattcattatttttataatagattTTCTCTGACTTGGCCAGTGATTTTTTACCCTTAACGTTGGAGGGGTTTTCTACGTAAATCTTGATATCctaatttgattgtgattttcgtTTAATTCCGTTACGTGTTACGAACCGGTAAAGTTCTCTTTTTATCCCATCATATCAGGTGACCAAAGTCACAAGAGCTTTTTAATATGCTACAGTGAGGAGCTTTTAGAATTTATTTCAAGCAAGGCTTCTAGGATTCTAAAACTGAAAGGACTTTGATGCCTTTTGCTCTCATACTTTTATTGAAATAAAAATAGATATGGGTTGGaatatttctcaaaaaaattaatGATTAAAAGCGGTTGGCAAGGCAAAATTTTCCAGAAAATTTGGTTTGCTTACCTTGCTGGTTTCAGTATCCCGCTGACATCATTCAAAATTTTTATGGTCCTTTTCttggatggagaaagatttagaaGACCAATAATTCCCTGAATGTTACACATCGAAGAGAGAAAAGAAACATCATATGGACATGAAGGATTTTACAAATGGTTTATAATGACGTAATAAAAAACTTGATTCGTGAGCTTTTTCTAACCTAGCTTGTTAGGAAGAAGTAAAACTTGATAGATCtttacaagaaaataattttaaaaaaaatccctCCGAAGAATCATAATTGGTTCTTATGTGACTATCGATGGACTAAAACCCTCTTCTCTCTAAGTCGACAATAGTAGGAATGGAACTTTTTAGGAAATAGGGACACACCAAAACATTTAGCATTAAAGCTTAAAATGTGACACCATAGTACCTAAATAACAAGCCAAAATAAGATCATAAAACTATGTCCAAATGTAGATCTGGAAAGGTAAATATGAACTGATGTATGCTACTGTTTTAGGGACAGAACTAGGACTAGCAACCACGATAACAAAAATGTCACAGGACATAAAGATTATCAAATGAAGAAGtttctttctctatttttttttccttttttttttttttgttcttctcttgGTTATCATTAAATTTTTAACAAAAGACAGATAGTAGTAATGGTTTCTTATGTTGTTTGCTCTGGATTAAAACACTAGAAAAGTTTCTCCCTGACAAAAAACTTGAGGTGCGGGATAATATTCAGATTCGGCAAACAATGAGATGATTTTGGGTTCAGTGAGTACCTCTAAGATGTTCAGAGTGGAGTTCCACAAGGTGGGAAGTGCTCTGCTTCCCACAGAAACAT comes from the Musa acuminata AAA Group cultivar baxijiao chromosome BXJ2-8, Cavendish_Baxijiao_AAA, whole genome shotgun sequence genome and includes:
- the LOC135618856 gene encoding pleiotropic drug resistance protein 2-like isoform X1: MVSSSRRSWGAAFRDPKDVFRRSRGEEGEEEENLKWAALEKLPTYDRMRKGILRQVVEDGRVVFDEVDVHRLAHRDRKLLLDRLFKVAEEDNERFLERLRHRIDRVGLELPKIEVRYENLSVEADVSVGSRALPTLWNSTLNILEGIIGLLNLSPSKKRTIKILNDVSGILKPARMTLLLGPPASGKTTLLLALAGKLDKNLRQEFGKITYCGHELSEFVPQRTCAYISQLDLHNGEMTVRETLDFSGRCLGVGTRYEMLSELSRREKDAGIKPDPEIDVFMKATAMEGQKTSVATDYILKALGLDICADILVGDEMRRGISGGQKKRLTTGEMLAGPARALFMDEISTGLDSSTTFQIVKFIRQMVHVMDGTVLISLLQPAPETFELFDDIILLSEGQILYQGPRENVLEFFESVGFKCPKRKGITDFLQEVTSKKDQEQYWSNKNQYHYISVSEFVQLFKSFHVGKQLSEELSVPYDKSRAHPAALTTEKYGISNWELLKACLSREWLLMKRNSFIYAFKTFQITVLSFIAMTVFLRTKMPHETIPDGNKFYGALFYSLINVMFNGMAELSMTIYKLPVFYKQRDFLFYPPWAFGLSYWLLKIPLSLLDTGIWIFLTYYAIGFAPATGRFFSQFLVLLLVHQVALALFRFIAATGRTMVIANTFGTFSVLLVFVLGGFVMSKDDIKPWWKWGFWSSPLMYGQNAIAINEFLDPRWGAPNNDANIDAATVGTAILKSRGMFVNGYWYWVSIGALIGFVILFNILFILSLTFLNPIASSQSMIVDEELESKKRKNSSGGDQRFELIESDRRSTAPDIPDVDAVAARRNSSESFNSSVCPARRGMVLPFQPLSLAFNHVNYYVDMPAEMKNQGIQEDRLQLLSDVSGAFRPGVLTALVGVSGAGKTTLMDVLAGRKTGGYISGSISISGYPKKQETFDRISGYCEQNDIHSPYVTVYESLVYSAWLRLDSEIDKKTQQMFVEEVMELVELDTLRDSLVGLPGVDGLSIEQRKRLTIAVELVANPSIIFMDEPTSGLDARTAAIVMRTVRNTVDTGRTVVCTIHQPSIDIFEAFDELLLMKTGGQIIYAGPLGRYSHKLIEYFEKTILQAIPGIPKITEGYNPATWMLEISSPSVESSVNLDFVEVYACSPLYQKNQELIKELSIPAPDSKDLYFPTKYSQRFSTQCKACFWKQYWSYWRNPEYNAIRFFMTIVIGLIFGSVFWQKGGKMSKQQDILEILGAIYAAVFFLGATNAIIVQPIVAVERTVFYRERAAGMYSALAYAFAQVSIELIYIPPLGLLYSLLLFPMIGFSWRADAFLWFFFFIVICFVYFVLYGMMVIALTPNHHIASILSSFFYNFWNLFAGFVIARPLIPVWWRWYYWGDPVSWTIYGIVSSQLGTKDDLVAIPGAGSLTVKQFLKDNLGFQHSFLGCVALAHLGFVLLFFLIFGYSIKYLNFQKK
- the LOC135618856 gene encoding pleiotropic drug resistance protein 2-like isoform X3 yields the protein MVSSSRRSWGAAFRDPKDVFRRSRGEEGEEEENLKWAALEKLPTYDRMRKGILRQVVEDGRVVFDEVDVHRLAHRDRKLLLDRLFKVAEEDNERFLERLRHRIDRVGLELPKIEVRYENLSVEADVSVGSRALPTLWNSTLNILEGIIGLLNLSPSKKRTIKILNDVSGILKPARMTLLLGPPASGKTTLLLALAGKLDKNLRQEFGKITYCGHELSEFVPQRTCAYISQLDLHNGEMTVRETLDFSGRCLGVGTRYEMLSELSRREKDAGIKPDPEIDVFMKATAMEGQKTSVATDYILKALGLDICADILVGDEMRRGISGGQKKRLTTGEMLAGPARALFMDEISTGLDSSTTFQIVKFIRQMVHVMDGTVLISLLQPAPETFELFDDIILLSEGQILYQGPRENVLEFFESVGFKCPKRKGITDFLQEVTSKKDQEQYWSNKNQYHYISVSEFVQLFKSFHVGKQLSEELSVPYDKSRAHPAALTTEKYGISNWELLKACLSREWLLMKRNSFIYAFKTFQITVLSFIAMTVFLRTKMPHETIPDGNKFYGALFYSLINVMFNGMAELSMTIYKLPVFYKQRDFLFYPPWAFGLSYWLLKIPLSLLDTGIWIFLTYYAIGFAPATGRFFSQFLVLLLVHQVALALFRFIAATGRTMVIANTFGTFSVLLVFVLGGFVMSKDDIKPWWKWGFWSSPLMYGQNAIAINEFLDPRWGAPNNDANIDAATVGTAILKSRGMFVNGYWYWVSIGALIGFVILFNILFILSLTFLNPIASSQSMIVDEELESKKRKNSSGGDQRFELIESDRRSTAPDIPVAARRNSSESFNSSVCPARRGMVLPFQPLSLAFNHVNYYVDMPAEMKNQGIQEDRLQLLSDVSGAFRPGVLTALVGVSGAGKTTLMDVLAGRKTGGYISGSISISGYPKKQETFDRISGYCEQNDIHSPYVTVYESLVYSAWLRLDSEIDKKTQQMFVEEVMELVELDTLRDSLVGLPGVDGLSIEQRKRLTIAVELVANPSIIFMDEPTSGLDARTAAIVMRTVRNTVDTGRTVVCTIHQPSIDIFEAFDELLLMKTGGQIIYAGPLGRYSHKLIEYFEKTILQAIPGIPKITEGYNPATWMLEISSPSVESSVNLDFVEVYACSPLYQKNQELIKELSIPAPDSKDLYFPTKYSQRFSTQCKACFWKQYWSYWRNPEYNAIRFFMTIVIGLIFGSVFWQKGGKMSKQQDILEILGAIYAAVFFLGATNAIIVQPIVAVERTVFYRERAAGMYSALAYAFAQVSIELIYIPPLGLLYSLLLFPMIGFSWRADAFLWFFFFIVICFVYFVLYGMMVIALTPNHHIASILSSFFYNFWNLFAGFVIARPLIPVWWRWYYWGDPVSWTIYGIVSSQLGTKDDLVAIPGAGSLTVKQFLKDNLGFQHSFLGCVALAHLGFVLLFFLIFGYSIKYLNFQKK